Sequence from the Suncus etruscus isolate mSunEtr1 chromosome 1, mSunEtr1.pri.cur, whole genome shotgun sequence genome:
ATTATGTTAAACCATGGTTATTTTTAATAGTGTATTAATACAGCCTACCTCAGTTAATCTAATACAGTCAGAAGTTAATATATTGCTATAGTAATCTAAGGTAACAGcaccatttttacttttcttatcttTCCAAATTTTTCTCAATAACCCATGTTCTTGCTGcatttagaaacaaaaaacagttttgggccggagagatagcatggagatagggcatttgccttgcatgcagacggatggtggttagaatcccagcatcccatatatggtccctctgagccttccaggagcaatttcgtgagtgtagagccaaagagtaacccctgagcgctgccgggtgtaaccaaaaaaaattaaaaaagagaaaacattttttaaaaattagtggaatacctcaaataaaaatatcaaagaaaattcGGAGAGAtcacacagtggcgtttgccttgcaagcagccgatccaggaccaaaggtggttggttctaatcccagtgtcccatgtggtccccctgcctgccaggagctatttctgagcagacagccaggagtaactcctgagcaccgctgggtgtggcccaaaaaaaaaaaaaaaaaaaaaaaaagaaaatttcccagAAAATTTGTGACTGTAACAAATGCagataaataatacatatgcacaaaagagaaaactacGCTATCTTTAAGATGTTAAATACTGGGCTGGGAGCAATAGCCATagcgacagggcatttgccttgccatgcAGCCAACCGGGATGAACCCCGggctccattcccagcatcccatatggtttcctgagcctgccaggaatgatttcagagtgagtgcagagccaggaataatcccttgagtgctgccagggtgtagcccaaaaaccaaaaaccaaaagtaaataaataaatactagggCTTGAAGTGATAGGACCTGCCAAGGTAcaccatgtcccatatggtccccctgagtacagagccagcgagtaacccctgagcactgctgggtagggcacaaaagcaaaaacaaaaaaaattagatatcaaAAACAATTCACGAGGTTTGGAATATCATTTTTTGTGGGTGAAAGGAGAGTTTACGTGGTGCTATAAGTTGGATCCAGAGATCAGGGCATActtcctagctctatactcagtgatcactcctggtagtaagTTTGTATATACTGCCAGAGGTTAACAAGCAAGGCATGAAGACATAGTGCTTCTCATTCTTATATgatctctccagttccaaagacccatttcattgtctttattttatttttctggttttggggacatacttGGTGGTGTGCAAGGCTCATTCAGGATCACTCCTCACCATATAAAGTATCAGGGATTGAAATCAGATCCACTTAGTTTTATAttcctggcaaggcaaatgcccactaaACTATCTTTCTAGTTTCTCTAAAgagttcaaaaaaatttttttgaattcaaaaaaaaatttttggaggggTAGAGGGGGGACCAAGGGGTAAAGGATGGGCACATTAAATTgtgcccagggctcactcctgactctgcacttagggatcattctggcactgcttagaggaccatatgtggtgctaaggattgaatctgggttggccacatgcaaggtaagcaatcTACCCCTGTTTTAATTGTCTGACCcccaaaacattaattttttaggggtgtggggggttttgggccacacacggtgacgttCAGGGTTTTAAACTGAGGCTATGTgcctcagaaactgctcctggctcagggaaccaaattaggatgccagggattgaagccaggttccGTCCCTGGGTcaccacgttcaaggcaaactatgccctatcgctgtgctatcactctgacccaaaaaaaaactcaattcattttttttatttgttctgtttttgtttttgggtcacaacctggcagtgcttggggttacttttggctccatgctcagaaatcgctcctggcaggctcaggggaccataagaaatgccgggattcgaaaccaccaaccttctacatgcaaggtaaatgccttacctccatgctactctctccggcccaaaaaaaccctcaattcttttttttttttttttttttttttttggtttttgggccacacctggcggtgctcaggggttactcctggctgttgctcagaaatagctcctggcaggccacgggggaccatatgggacaccgggattcgaaccaaccacctttggtcctggatcagctgcaaacaccactgtgcttatctctccgagccccaaaAACTCAATtcttaatgataaaaattttacttgGATAAGTTCACAGGTACGCATgcataaaacatgttttttttggCAATCTACAAAGTACACTGTTTTGGAGAGATCACTATATAAGGAAAGGGTCAAATCTTTCTTCACAGTGGACTAGTAACTTTCTTCACATTAACAAGTTTCTTCATATTATCCAGATTTTCctttttgcattgttttgttttgggaccaataCCCAGTGATtctaagagcttactcctggctctgcaatcaggagtGACTCCCTAGTTTATGCTTTGATATCGATATGGGATACTAGAGACCAAGCTCAGGTCAGCTATGtgaaaagcaaacatcttactcaCTGTGCTGTATAGCTCAGGTTCCaatatatttggattttgggtcacacccggcagtgcttaggggaccatatgggatgccaggattcgaaccggcatccttctgcatgcaaggcaaatgccttacctccatgctatctctctggcccataaataataacttttattcccttttttgaaggggaagttgggccacacctagcagactCAGGCTCTCCTGAGTCTCTCCTtgttctgtacttagaaattactcctggcagcgttgggggatcatataggatgctgcggtcagctgcatgcacagtAAATACCataatcactgtactatcgctccagccccatatttatattttcttaacaaGTGATctagccagagaaataacatggaggtaaagcatttgcctttcatgcaaaaggttggtggttcgaatcccggcatcccatatggtcccctgagccaaccaggagcgatttctgagcatagagtcaggagtaacctctgagcgctgccagatgtgacccaaaaacaaaaaaaagcccttCAGTTTAGGGGCCCAGGGaggttggcgctagaggtaaggtgtctgccttgcaagcgctagcgtaggacggaccgcggttcgatccccccgacatcccatatgatccccccaagccaggagcgatttctgagcgcacagccaggagtaacccctgagcatcaaacaggtgtggcccaaaaatcaaaccaaaaaaaaacaaaccaataaaacaagTGATCTAAAAAAATTACTCTGGGCCGAAGTTgtggcgcagtgatagggcatttgccttgcatgacctgacctaggagggaccacggttggatcccccagtgtcccatatgatccccccaagccaggaacaatttctgagctcagagccaggagtaacccctcagcatcactgggtgtggcccaaaacccaataaataaataaataagtaaataaataaataaaataatggggcctgagagatagcatgaaggtagggcgtttgccttgaatgcagaaagatggtggtttgaatcctagcatccaatatggtcctccaagcctgccaggggtaacccctgagtgctgccgggtgtgacccaaaaaccaaaaattaaataaataaaaatactcattgTATTGGAGGATCAGTTATACAAAATGAAAGTCTTCAAAGTTTCTAATAGCAAAGCTATTGTTCTTAAAAGACTCAacctgtgggcctggagagatagcacagcggcctttgccttgcaagcagccgatccaggaccgaaggtggttggtttgaatcccggtgtcccatggagctatttctgagcaggcagccaggactaacccctgagcactgccgagtgtggcccaaaaaacaaaaacaaaaaaaaaaagactcaaccGGAAAACTCAGAAATCCCTCAATAGTTTAGAAAGTATTAGTTTAGTGGATGGAGCCTTTCATTGCCCACACTCATAGCAATACTAGTGTAGTGAATGTATATTACAAAAAATaggtattttattcaaataacatAGGACTGACACACAACAAAGTAAATGAGGTCTTACCAATAAGTTAAGAGAAAGAAGCCAGTCATACTGCTATATATGACAAAAACAAATTAATCcctgactactttttttttttaaaaaagggatcttacaaaaaaaaaaaaaagagagagagattttacTAAAAAGGGAACAAGGAAACAAGGAAGGCTCCTGAAGAACAGTGGTAAGTTGTGTTTGTGCCAATGGGTGTTGGTTACATTGATGTGTTCTATTTATGAGAATTCACTGCACTTTATGCTAAAATTCTTGGtatgttatattttcatttaatatatgtatttatatttggggggggttgggccacacctgctgacactcaggagttactcctggttctgcactcagaaattgctcctgaagggttggagagatagcatagagggtaaggtgtttgttttgccttgcatgcagaaggatagtggttcgaattccagcatcccatatggtcccctgagcctgccaggagctatttctgagtatagagccaggagtaacccctgagcactgccgggtgtgacccaaaaaccaaacaccaaaaaaaaaaaaaaaaaaaaaacaaaagaaaagaaaccactccaggcttgagggaccacatgagatgccagggatcaaaccacagtccatccaaggTCAGCCGTTGTGAAAGGCAATTCTCTACctcttgtaccaccactccggccccaatatatgtatttttatttacaggGACTAGAAGAGTAGTGCTATGGATGTGGGAGATGAAGAAGTTgcccttatttttaaattgctttatttgagcaccatggctATAAGATTATTTATTgctgggttttagtcatacaatgtacaccatccttcatcgTGCACCCTTCCCGCCACCCAATGTCCTGTTTCTCTTCCCATCCCCCCCATTGCctgtctcttatttttttggttttggagtcaaaCCCGGTGGCGCTCAAGAATTATTTGTGGCTCTGCTctaagaagtcacttctggcaggctaaagggactatatgggatgccgagattcaaaccaggttccttcctgtgttggccgcatgcaacaCAAACAtgcccttaccgctgtgctatcgcttttgccccctccctttttttttaccCATGGCCTCTCAAGGGCAGGCAATTTGTTTCTCTCTCATATACaattttttgacactatggtcTGTACCATATGGAGTGGTGTCTGGTGTGTCACTTCCTCTCCTTTCACCACAAAGTTCTGTCCAGAGCAACCAGTTCcagctattattgtcatagtagagccttctctactctaactgtactcagtgctttttgtagtgagcttcctcTACCCAGGGCTGGACCTCCTGAtctttaattctattgtctctggatgatGTTCCATACTattccttgtttttcttatatacacaaatgagtgagattattctatgtgtaaccctttctttcttactcatttcacttagcaaaatagTCTCCATATCATCCACAtatgagaaaatttcatgacttcattttcctaaaggctgcaaaatattccattgtggagatatgccacagtttctttaacctcTCATCATGTTGGGCAtgtggattgtttccagattctggctactgtaaatagttttgtgctgaacataggagtacagagggcttttttgtattgtttttgtgttcctggggtatatccctatgaatAGTATTGCTGGataaataggagctcaatttctagctttttgaggaatgaccatatagttttcaaaaataggctggaccagtctgcagTCCCACAAGCAGTGAAAGAGAGGACTCACATTTAAACTCTACCAACTAGGCTCTCTTAAGgccataaataaaacatttaaaaaaattttaaaggctgTGATTCTATTTAAGAGCTCTGATTTGAATATATTACTAAAATCTGCAATACAAGTAAAAGTCTTCATATATTAGAAAAAACTTTTAGTAGATAAAGTTGCAAGCAGTGTTCGAGGGAGCCCAGGACACAACTCATGATAAGGGGCCTGGGACACTTCCAAAATAGATATGCCAGTGCTGCACCAAGCTGGCGACCTCAGTGTATCCTGGAGACCACatggtaccaagaatcaaactctgaATATCTGCATGCCAAGCCTGTACTTCAGCCTCTAAGCTATCTCCCAGACCCCTGTATTTGAAAACTTAAGTCTTTCAGGTGAAAGATTACAAGCATAAAAGATATCCCAAAACTAATCAATATAGAATATTAGTGTTTGGCTGTTAAAATGTAGCCACTAGACAACAGAAAACTATATTCAAATACTTAATAGtttaaaaatgactaaaaaattgtacaaatgttggggctggagagatagcatgaggtaaggtgtctgcctttcatcagaaggtcattggttcaaacccagcattccatatggttccccacacctgccaggagtgatttctttttttttttttctgagtcacacccgtttgatgctcagggattactcatggctaagcactcagaaattacccctggctttggggtaccatatgggacgctgggggatcaaaccgcggtccttccttggctagcgcttgcaaggcagacaccttacctctaacgccacctcgccagcccccaggagtgatttctgagtctggagtcaggagtaacccctgagcgctgccgctcaaaaaaaacaaaaacaaacaaaaattctacaaATGTAAACTAATCTAActtaagttgttttgttttttgttttttgtttttgtttttgggctacacccgggggtgctcaggggttactcctggctgtctgctcagaaatagctcctggcaggcacgggggaccatatgggacaccgggattcgaaccaaccaccttaggtcctggattggctgcttgcaaggcaagcaccgctgtgctatctctccgggccctaacttaatttttttttgtttgtttttgtttttgagtcacactgagTATgacctagctatgtgctcagaaatcactcctggcttgggggaccatatgggatgccggagatcaaaacCACGTCACGTCTGTCCTTggtcgtgtacaaggcaagccatgtgcaaggcaaatgccctaccacttgtgctattgctccagcgtcctaacttacatttttatgaaaaaaattagagTACTAAAagatcattaataaaatattaacacaaTCTAttcattctaaattctttttctttttctttttatctaaattattttccttttttttttttttgttttttgttttttgggccacacccgtttgacgctcaggggttactcctggctatgtgctcagaaatcgcccctggcttggggggaccatatgggacaccgggggatcgaaccgcggtccgttccttggctagcgcttgtaaggcagacaccttacctctagcgccaccttcccagccccctaaattatttttcaatggaATTATCTTCAcaatacttgaaaaaaatttatgtgaagaaaaactattttactaATAAGATTAATAACTCAACAATCAGTAaggtcattaaaatttttaactcgggggccggcgaggtggcgctacaggtaaggtgtctgccttgcaagcgctagccaaggaaaggaccacggttcgatcccccggcgtcccatatggtccccccaagccaggggcaatttctgagcaagtagccaggagtaacccctgagcatctaacgggtgtggcccaaaaaaccaaaaaaaaaaaaaaaaatttttaactcggggctgggcggtggtgctaaaggtaaggtgcctgccttgccagcactagccttggacggaccatggttcgatcccccggcgtcccatatggtcccccaagccaggagcaacttctgagcacatagccaggagtaacccctgagcgttaccaggtgtgacccaaaaaaaaaaattttttttaactcacaaatataaaaaatataatgtggggccggagcagtggcgcagggcataaggcgtctgccttgcacccgctagcctaggacaggacgtggtttgatccccaggcattctatatggttcccccaagtcagggatgatttctgagcgtatagccaggagtaacccctgagcatcaccggatggcccaaaaaccaaaaaaaaaaaaaaaaaaaaatcataatgtaaaaatttaaaaagcttttGTTTATTTAAGAACTGCAGCTcctggaaccagagaaatagggtgtctgccttgcatgtgtccaacccaggttcgatatcTAGCACTTCAATGATACTACAAGACTACCAGGAAtgtccctgaactcagagccaggagtaaaccctgtatAGGTGGTGTGCTCTCTtgcaaaaaaagaattacaactcTCAGAGTAGTaccaaataaaagaatgaatatcTATGTTGCATTAAAGAAGTTGGAGGCTTTTACTTGTTTAAATAATATGCTgaaatcttggggccggcgaggtggcgctagaggtaaggtgtctgccttgcaagtgctagccaaggaaagaaccatggttcaatcccccggcatcccataaggtccccccaagccaggggcaatttctgagcacgtagccaggaataaccctgagcatcaaacaggtgtggcctgaaaaaccaaaaataaataaataaataaataaataaataaataatatgctgAAATCTATCtcctattttaaaatgtataatgagGATTAAAATGTAATAGGGATTaatgtacttgtcttgcatacggccaaccctgATTTTATTCccaacattgcatatggtcccctaagcactgccagaagtgatgtctgagcaAGTGATgtctgagtaaaccctgagcactgtcaagtgtgccacccccaaaacaataatatttaatttcaaattaatattcaATGTCAAAGCTCATTAATGTATTAATTATGCTAATAATATTTATCTCAGGTGAAAGAAACTGGAATTACCTTGACAGCCACTCCTTTTCCTTCAGGAAATTCTAGAAGATGAAAGGTAAGTTCTTCAACCCTGTTAATGCAGAGTTTGGGGTCAGTTGTTCTTCTCAATGACCGAACCAATGCCCTGGTTCTATTATCAATACTCACTCTTGCAATAATCTGAAAAGACAACACATGTAtatgactaaaatataaaattgctcTGGGAATACTAACAAATGGTACAAGTATTCTTAGGTCTCATTGGTAAATGGAACataaatttgataaatataaataaacctaAGAAGCACACAAAATAACTTGCCTTTTCGCGTTGAAGAGATAAATGCTTTTTCTCTTCTGTACTTTTCTCTTTGCTGGCAGCCTGCTCCACTTTAACACTTTCTTCCTGTACCTCTGACTGATTCTttgaatcatattttaatttggggacgAGTCCACCAATATAACCACCAACAAAAGCTTGCACACCTTCAGTGGGACGAGAAAGGAAGTTGGCAATGCTCTGTTTAGTAGAGACTGGAGGCACCTCAGGGACCCTGTTGGCACTTTCAGGCGTGTCCATGGTATGTAAAGATTGTGAGTCAAGCTTCCTTTCAGTCAAGACTTTGTGGACTGGAGGACTGGATTTCTTGTCAACTTTTGTATCTTGAAGTTCTAATTTGTTCTGGGagttcttattttccttcttttcagaCATGTTCCACTGACGTTTGAAGTATGAATTTATATGATTTGATAAAAAATAGAATGATTCTCCAAATTTTGTAGTTAAACTATTTGTATAATGAAAAAGGCTATGTTTACCAATATCGTCGTCTTTATCAATAGCAGGACTTTTCTTCTCTGGAAAAGGACTTTTTTCTGTGGACTGCTCCGTATATTTTTTCAGAGACTCAGTTgttctttcaacatttttttgCTTCAACCATCCACTATCTGATACTTTTCTTAATATTCCTGAACTTGGCTTAATTTGAGCTAAACGTGAGATCATTTCATTCCCATTGCCAAAAACAGCCTTTGAAACAGAGTTCAAAGTACTTTTAATACGGGACATACGAATGTTCACTTTTGTAAGTCCTTTGGGAGCAGAAGTGCTAAGTTTCAAAATTCCAATATGGAAAGCATGGTTGCCTGAAGAGTAGCAGTGTTTACTAGAATGTGCTTCACTTTTGGCCAATTTACATTTTACTCTGCTTGTATGAAAACCTCTTTGTAGACTGATGTGGCTTATCCTCCAGTAATATTTAGGTGAGCACAAGATATACAGTTGCTTGTTTCTCTGTTTCCCAAAAATACTTCTTGCATTACTAAGgaggtaaatatatatatctatagtcAAATTAACAGACataacttaaaaatcatttcttttctatAGGTTATCACTTTCACTTCATTCCTGAATGTTTCATTTAAGAAATGCCATAATTCATGTCATACCTGAAATGGTAAGAAATTAGATTAGATTTTAGGTAACTGAAAttagatatagaaaataaatcactACTTGAAAACTCAACAATGGATCTCaaaaatatgcacatatatatatttttttttacttatcaaGAATAgatatttcagggccagagagatagcatggaggtaagacgcttatctgagcacttagccaggagtaacccctgagcatcaaacggtgtggccccccccccaaaaaaaaaaaaaagaagttctgcactcaaggatcattcctgtcagACTTGGAGgttcatatagggtgccagggactgaacacaggtcacccctgtgcaagacaagtgcctcactGTTCTATCTGCACCCTTATCTTTTTTACATGGCTATCTCTTGCTCTAATTCTTCACTACCCTGTTTATCTTTGCAGTCTAGTCACAACATGTTTTGTAGAGACTAAATGATCTAtaaatggggccaaagagatagcatggaggtagggtgtttgcctttcatgcagaaggacggtggttcaaatcccggcatcccatgtggtcccccgtgcctgccaggagcgatttctgagcatagagccaggagtagcccctgagcgctgctgggtgtgacccaaaaaaacaaacagaaaaacatctATAAATAATTTCCACTGAATGACTTATAACCAAGATCTTCAATTATTGGTCCATGGATCTTAATTATAACTGCTAATTTCTGGATTGGTCCATGGTGTAGAAAGGTTGAAGGATGCTGAAACATAAGACCCGATTCTTCAAAGAACTTAAGAGTACAGTGTCACATAAACTAGTTCAGTAGGAATAAAAGTATGTTATTTAAATGACATATTGAATTAAGTGTTGTAGGTGGCTTCTGTCAATTAATTCTCATGAAGCAATCTGTTGCTCACTGTTTTTCTTATTGAGTTTTGTGGTGAAAAAGCTAGATTATTTGCTATTAGCttaaaagtgaaatatatattcttttttttttggtttttgggtcacacccaaacaaaaaggcaaacaccctacctccatgctatctctttggccccatttaTAGATCATTTAGTCTCTACAAAACATGTTGTGACTAGACTGCAAAGATAAACAGGGTAGTGAAGAATTAGAGCAAGAGATAGCCATGTAAAAAAGATAAGGGTGCAGATAGAACagtgaggcacttgtcttgcacaggggtgacctgtgttcagtccctgacaccctatatgaACCTCCAAGtctgacaggaatgatccctgagtgcagaacttcttttttttttttttttgtttttttttggggggccacaccgtttgatgctcaggggttactcctggctaagtgctcagaaattgcccctggcttgggggaccatatgggacgccgggggatcgaaccacggtcctgatccttggctagcgcttgcaaagcagacaccttacctctagcgccacctcgccggcccccagaacTTCTAGTCTTTTGTGATATATGACTCaaaaagggggaaagagagaggaacaaAGAACCTActgaggggtcagagaggtggtgcaagccgtaaggtgcctgccttgcgccTCCGTTCTAtaccccggcgttccatatggtcccccaaaccaggggtgatttctgagcgtataactaagagtaacccctgagtgtcaccgggtgtggcccaaaacccaaaaaaacaaacaaaagagaacctactgtccccatgccggaggccttctccctagcctggggagtgctgggaggcttggcaggccctcagCCGTCCCACTTtatcccctggactccaggccttccctgggtgccagctcagatggccagaagtggattcaggtggactcttaggggtcctcaggctcccCCCTCCCTTGTACTCCagagggggaggtgcatggggaggaggttgggcagatatctggcttccggtttcccctttgattctggaggccagctcttaccaggtatggggtttggggaggctccaTGCCGGagaccttctccctagcctggggagtgctagaGACTTGGCAGGCGCCCCGCCGTCCCCCTCTTTTTACCCTggactccagggcttccctgggcgcTGGTCCAGGTGGattctataggggtcatcaggctttccccctacctctccctacactaacgggaatgtgctttgggaggagggccgTTGtggcactggtttatgttgggacagtcactagaaattttttctccttggtctccatttcaaaaaccatgcGGGGGCTAGTGTCCCACGAGTACAacatatattgatagtattatatgtacatagtttatatatgcataatgtccatcttgtattgtgaccttgatactgccctacaaaactcatttctaatcttgtactgcctcagtcccaaccattatttccccccatttacccatgtaggtgcagctcatgacatgaagctcaccacatagagtgcagttagagaaataactacactgaaaactatcataacaatgtgaatgaatgagggaaatagaaagcctgtctcaagtacaggtgtgggtgggttggggaggaggaagatttgggcaactggtggtgggaatgttgcactcgtgaagggggggtgttatttacatgactgtaatcatacaactacaatcatatttgtaatcacggtgtttaaataaagataatttaaaaaaagaacctacTGTGACTATACCAAAGATTAGAATCCCTCTAAACTGCAtctgcaaatattatttttaaaataccatcATAAGGGGTTTCCCAGAGATTTGCCTCAATTAGAGGATCTGTCTGCATGTGTTAGTCTTCCATTAAGATGCTTAGCACCCCCACAATGACTCTAAGCGTGATCCCCAGTTTGCAACCAAGTGAATAGTCATGTAA
This genomic interval carries:
- the PNPLA8 gene encoding calcium-independent phospholipase A2-gamma, whose protein sequence is MSVNLTIDIYIYLLSNARSIFGKQRNKQLYILCSPKYYWRISHISLQRGFHTSRVKCKLAKSEAHSSKHCYSSGNHAFHIGILKLSTSAPKGLTKVNIRMSRIKSTLNSVSKAVFGNGNEMISRLAQIKPSSGILRKVSDSGWLKQKNVERTTESLKKYTEQSTEKSPFPEKKSPAIDKDDDIGKHSLFHYTNSLTTKFGESFYFLSNHINSYFKRQWNMSEKKENKNSQNKLELQDTKVDKKSSPPVHKVLTERKLDSQSLHTMDTPESANRVPEVPPVSTKQSIANFLSRPTEGVQAFVGGYIGGLVPKLKYDSKNQSEVQEESVKVEQAASKEKSTEEKKHLSLQREKIIARVSIDNRTRALVRSLRRTTDPKLCINRVEELTFHLLEFPEGKGVAVKEKIIPYLLRLRQIRDETLQAAVREILALIGYVDPVKGRGIRILTIDGGGTRGLVALQTLRKLVELTQKPVHQLFDYICGVSTGAILAFMLGLFHMPLDQCEELYRKLGSDVFSQNVIVGTVKMSWSHAFYDSQTWENILKDRMGSSLMIETARNPTCPKVAAVSTVVNRGITPKAFVFRNYGHFPGINSHYMGGCHYKMWQAIRASSAAPGYFAEYALGNDLHQDGGLLLNNPSALAMHECKCLWPDVPLECIVSLGTGRYESDVRNNVTHTSLKTKLANVINSATDTEEVHVMLDGLLPPDTYFRFNPVMCENIPLDESRNEKLDQLQLEGSKYIERNEEKMKKLAKILSQEKTTLQKINDWIKLKADMYEGLPFFSKL